The region GCCAACACTGTGTCCGCCGAGACGATCATGGGGAGGTCCGGAGCCGCAGACTTGCGGGGCGGCACGCGCTCCGGTGGCGGCCGCTGCTCCTCCGCGACGAGACGAACCGAAGGACGTGCGTCATGAGCGAACGTGTCATCACCCCGCGCAGCCGCGGATTTCTCTTCCTCGACTCCCACCCGGCAGGCTGCGAGCGCCTGGTGCAGGACATGTGGCAGGCCGCCCCCTCGCCCACCCATGTCCCGGACGACGCTCCGGTGGCGCTGATCGTCGGCTCCTCGGCCGGCTACGGACTGGCCGCGACGATCGCCGGCCTCGCCCGGACGGGCATCCGTGGCATCGGCGTCTGCTTCGAGAAGGCCCCCACCGAGCGGCGCACCGCCACGGCCGGCTGGTACCGGACCGCCGCCACCGCCGAGCTCGCCCGACGGCACGGCCACGAGATGGTGTTCCTCAACGGCGATGCGTTCTCCGACGAGATGAAGGACCAGGTCTCGGACGTCCTGCGGCGGCGCTTCGGCCGTCTGGACCACCTGATCTACTCGGTTGCCGCACCACGGCGCACCGACCCGGAGACCGGTGTCACCTATGCCTCGGTCCTCAAGCCCATCGGCGAGGCGTACCGCACCAAGACCCTCGTCTTCGACGGTACCGGGGCGCCGGAGGTCAAGGAGGTGGAGACGCCGCCGGCCGAGGACGACGACATCGAGCAGACGGTGGCGGTGATGGGCGGCGCGGACTGGGAGCGGTGGGTGGACCATCTCGCCGACCGCGGTCTGCTCGCCGAAGGATTCAGCACGGCCGCCCTGTCCTACATCGGCTCCCCTCTGACGGACGGGATCTACCGGCAGGGCACCATCGGCGCCGCCAAGACCGAGCTCGAAGCGACCGCCCGCGCGCTCGACGAGCGCCTGCACAAGCTGGTCGGCGGGCGCGCGGTGACCTCGGTCAACGGGGCCGCGGTCACCCAGTCCTCCACCGCCATCCCCGGTATCGCCCTCTACGTCGGCCTGCTGCGCGGTGCGCTCGGCGAGGGGATGGTGCCGCCGAT is a window of Streptomyces caniferus DNA encoding:
- the fabV gene encoding enoyl-[acyl-carrier-protein] reductase FabV, encoding MSERVITPRSRGFLFLDSHPAGCERLVQDMWQAAPSPTHVPDDAPVALIVGSSAGYGLAATIAGLARTGIRGIGVCFEKAPTERRTATAGWYRTAATAELARRHGHEMVFLNGDAFSDEMKDQVSDVLRRRFGRLDHLIYSVAAPRRTDPETGVTYASVLKPIGEAYRTKTLVFDGTGAPEVKEVETPPAEDDDIEQTVAVMGGADWERWVDHLADRGLLAEGFSTAALSYIGSPLTDGIYRQGTIGAAKTELEATARALDERLHKLVGGRAVTSVNGAAVTQSSTAIPGIALYVGLLRGALGEGMVPPIAQLADLWDQLTGVRALETDEDGRVRLDGWELNSAVQAAVTERWESATTETITRLADLDWFHGEVQRLYGFAVPGIDYTAPTATQVPWPDATV